In Mycolicibacterium alvei, a single window of DNA contains:
- a CDS encoding S8/S53 family peptidase: MAYDSIRELVQPVSRAAKEAHLRSLRTESRIGAMDFTGSGDAPALFRENELLIGAEHADAIDELTGKFGGTVIQPRSFPPRPSELGPPRRDLPQHEPPPDSVRVVFSEPPQVHDAAAIFDRTASRSTGSPLPHFSSEMAASVAALVASIDIPRESVGLNHLVEPAGLNMLSTTEAKVTEWGQSDPQLWPAFSGRARIVEAWQLVDSYRAGNGGSALTTLAVMDSGFWFDAAGQPLRHPGQTGSDFDRGVFTYNIDQDDRDISESSSNHSWHGNGVVSLAAATVNNQQGAAGAGGTVAFPVLMKYGGDIFSVMRGVKICGLWGIDVVNMSFGVGPQTIWDSFPDSDWVNAFQYAVDRDVVIVVAAGNSAYRLPDKWVRPATRTPGVITVGALAADNVTARADSNYGPSVTLWAPGTLLPVMPDGDDPIGRRISGTSAAAPLVAGTAAMLRAVDPSISNADVEPLLQRTGWVGDPGWLGTGKVTRGLDAFAAVNEVLQGVLPDPGDAGDSLATARPLQTDIMGGVRIPRPDGLAISKQNGDADYWSFSTTDYSELRIQVVWYHKIANLYVEVLDASGHEIEGLTTDYPADGVFFAAGNVPQGDYIVKVKSYGGVTAYSLGAGPWLTPLQPDKFEPNDSFDSATELRFHKPPLDIGQGHGPGTFHLTLHRYKSLAATFPYGNTWKVDTDYFRFWAPAHDGKAIPFIFMNSDKPVTVTLFDEHRNVLRQWGPDTYHDVRPPEQATSFFKVSGDQQTRYSLTLAMMADPRFRPADHPEYEVMPEWWLDPDAIKFVNPEVRYAVELTTHPAEMGVAVGESIALGGISLEEVPVTVELLTLNGNVAAKGEHTAGRIEINTSGLEPGLYALRLVRPDDATVTDLRFVAPTR; encoded by the coding sequence GTGGCTTACGACAGTATTCGCGAACTCGTACAGCCGGTATCACGTGCGGCAAAGGAAGCCCATCTACGTTCCCTGCGAACGGAATCGCGGATCGGTGCCATGGACTTCACCGGGAGTGGCGATGCGCCCGCCTTGTTTCGGGAGAACGAGCTGCTGATCGGTGCCGAACATGCCGACGCAATCGACGAGTTGACAGGGAAATTCGGCGGAACGGTGATCCAGCCGCGGTCGTTTCCGCCCCGTCCGTCCGAACTGGGGCCACCCAGGCGCGACCTACCGCAGCATGAACCCCCGCCGGACAGCGTTCGAGTTGTGTTCTCGGAACCACCACAGGTTCACGACGCCGCGGCGATCTTCGACCGGACCGCGAGTCGATCCACCGGCTCACCGCTGCCGCACTTCTCGTCAGAGATGGCGGCGTCAGTGGCAGCGCTTGTCGCGAGTATCGACATACCGAGAGAGTCAGTCGGGCTCAACCACTTGGTGGAACCCGCCGGGCTGAACATGTTGTCCACGACAGAAGCGAAAGTCACCGAGTGGGGGCAGAGCGATCCGCAATTGTGGCCGGCGTTCAGCGGACGCGCGCGCATCGTGGAGGCGTGGCAACTCGTCGACTCCTATCGCGCCGGCAACGGGGGTTCGGCGTTGACGACGCTGGCCGTCATGGACAGTGGCTTCTGGTTCGACGCCGCCGGTCAGCCTCTCCGGCATCCCGGGCAGACCGGCTCCGATTTCGACCGCGGCGTGTTCACGTACAACATCGACCAGGACGACCGCGACATCAGCGAAAGCAGCTCCAATCACTCTTGGCACGGCAACGGCGTGGTCAGCCTCGCAGCGGCAACCGTCAACAACCAGCAGGGCGCCGCAGGAGCCGGCGGCACAGTCGCGTTCCCCGTGTTGATGAAGTACGGCGGCGACATCTTCTCGGTGATGCGCGGCGTCAAGATCTGCGGACTGTGGGGTATCGATGTTGTGAACATGAGCTTCGGAGTGGGGCCGCAGACCATATGGGACTCCTTCCCGGACTCCGATTGGGTCAACGCGTTCCAATATGCCGTCGACCGCGACGTCGTCATCGTCGTTGCGGCGGGCAACTCGGCGTATCGCCTGCCTGACAAGTGGGTCCGTCCCGCGACGCGCACTCCGGGTGTCATCACCGTCGGCGCCCTCGCCGCGGACAACGTCACAGCCAGGGCAGACTCCAATTATGGCCCCTCAGTGACACTTTGGGCTCCCGGAACCCTGCTCCCAGTGATGCCGGACGGCGACGACCCAATCGGCAGACGCATTTCGGGGACGTCGGCCGCTGCCCCGCTGGTCGCCGGTACTGCGGCAATGTTGAGAGCAGTCGACCCGTCGATCTCGAACGCGGACGTCGAGCCGTTGCTGCAGCGGACCGGCTGGGTCGGAGACCCCGGCTGGCTCGGAACCGGGAAGGTCACCAGGGGCCTGGATGCGTTCGCCGCTGTGAACGAGGTGCTTCAAGGCGTGCTCCCCGACCCGGGAGACGCCGGTGACAGCCTTGCCACCGCTCGACCGTTGCAGACCGACATCATGGGTGGCGTGCGGATCCCGCGTCCGGACGGGCTCGCCATCAGCAAACAGAACGGCGACGCCGACTACTGGTCGTTCAGCACCACCGACTACTCGGAGCTGCGGATCCAAGTGGTCTGGTATCACAAGATCGCCAATCTGTATGTCGAGGTTCTCGATGCGTCGGGCCATGAGATCGAAGGCTTGACAACGGATTACCCGGCGGACGGCGTCTTCTTCGCGGCGGGGAACGTACCCCAGGGCGACTACATCGTGAAGGTGAAGAGCTACGGGGGCGTGACCGCATATTCACTCGGCGCCGGACCGTGGCTGACGCCGCTGCAGCCCGACAAGTTCGAGCCCAACGACTCGTTCGACTCAGCGACCGAACTCCGCTTCCACAAGCCGCCGCTGGACATCGGGCAGGGGCACGGGCCCGGCACGTTCCACCTGACGCTGCACCGGTACAAGTCGTTGGCGGCCACGTTCCCGTACGGGAACACGTGGAAGGTCGACACGGATTACTTCCGGTTCTGGGCACCGGCGCACGACGGTAAAGCGATCCCTTTCATCTTCATGAACTCCGACAAGCCAGTGACCGTCACGCTGTTCGACGAACACCGCAACGTCCTTCGCCAGTGGGGTCCTGACACGTATCACGACGTCCGGCCCCCCGAACAGGCCACGAGCTTCTTCAAGGTGTCCGGTGATCAGCAGACGCGGTACAGCCTGACGTTGGCCATGATGGCTGACCCGCGATTCCGGCCCGCCGATCACCCGGAGTACGAGGTGATGCCGGAGTGGTGGCTGGATCCGGACGCGATCAAGTTCGTGAATCCGGAGGTGCGGTATGCAGTCGAGCTCACGACTCACCCTGCGGAAATGGGTGTCGCCGTTGGCGAGTCCATTGCCCTCGGGGGCATTTCGCTCGAAGAAGTGCCTGTGACAGTCGAACTGCTGACCCTAAATGGGAACGTTGCGGCAAAAGGTGAGCACACGGCCGGCCGCATCGAAATCAATACAAGCGGGCTCGAACCCGGGCTGTATGCGCTGCGGCTCGTCCGGCCCGACGACGCGACGGTGACCGATCTCCGGTTCGTTGCGCCAACGCGATGA
- a CDS encoding arylsulfatase gives MTTGPQVSRTHLPIPSAPRTGLVTYDAKDPDTPHPLIRDIRPPEGAPNILVVLLDDVGFGAASAFGGPCATPTAERLAAGGLKYNRFHTTALCSPTRQALLTGRNHHSAGMGGITEIATGQPGYNSVLPNTMSPIARTLKLNGYNTAQFGKCHEVPVWQTSQVGPFDAWPSAGGGFEHFYGFIGGEANQWYPSLYEGTTPIEVDRTPEQGYHLTEDLADKAIAWIGQQKALAPDKPFFTYFAPGATHAPHHAPKDWIDKYRGKFDAGWDALREQTFARQKELGVIPQDAELTPRPEQIPAWDDMPEELKPVLRRQMEVYAGFLEHTDHHVGRVIDALDKLGILDDTLVYYIVGDNGASAEGTFNGTFNEMLNFNGMAALETPEFLMERLDEFGGPDSYNHYAVGWAHAMCTPYQWTKQVASHWGGTRNGTVVHWPNGFQSRGEHRDQFHHVIDVAPTLLEAAGIPEPLFVNGVQQAPIEGTSMLYSFNDGGSADRHETQYFEMFGNRGIYHKGWTAVTKHKTPWVLMGEDTVAFDDDVWELYDTTVDWTQAKDLSKEQPQRLHQLQRLWLIEATRFNVLPLDDNLTVRMNPDLAGRPTLIKGNTQVLFAGMGRLSENCVLNLKNKSHSVTAEIDVPEGGAEGVIVAQGANIGGWSLYAHGGKLKYCYNLGGLQHFFAESAEPLPSGAHQVRMEFAYDGPGLAKGGTVTLFVDGAAVGTGQVAATLTNVYSADDGLDVGADTGSAVSPDYRPGDNRFTGRVRGVQLAIAEESDAAGHQVDPAEAVRIALARQ, from the coding sequence ATGACAACGGGCCCACAGGTTTCCAGAACCCATCTGCCGATTCCGAGCGCGCCGCGAACGGGACTGGTCACCTACGACGCGAAGGATCCGGACACCCCGCATCCGCTGATCCGCGACATCCGGCCCCCGGAGGGCGCCCCGAACATCCTGGTGGTCCTGCTCGACGATGTCGGGTTCGGTGCGGCCAGCGCGTTCGGCGGGCCGTGCGCCACCCCGACCGCCGAACGGCTCGCGGCCGGCGGTCTGAAGTACAACCGGTTCCACACCACCGCCTTGTGTTCACCCACGCGGCAGGCCCTGCTGACCGGGCGTAACCATCACTCGGCGGGGATGGGTGGGATCACCGAGATCGCCACCGGCCAGCCCGGCTACAACTCGGTGCTGCCCAACACCATGTCGCCGATCGCGCGGACCCTCAAGCTCAACGGGTACAACACCGCGCAGTTCGGCAAATGCCATGAAGTGCCGGTGTGGCAGACCAGCCAGGTGGGGCCGTTCGACGCCTGGCCCAGCGCCGGTGGGGGTTTCGAGCACTTCTACGGCTTCATCGGCGGCGAAGCCAACCAGTGGTACCCCTCGCTGTACGAGGGGACCACCCCGATCGAGGTGGACCGCACCCCCGAGCAGGGCTACCACCTCACCGAGGACCTGGCGGACAAGGCGATCGCCTGGATCGGTCAGCAGAAGGCCCTCGCACCGGACAAGCCGTTCTTCACCTACTTCGCGCCAGGCGCCACCCACGCCCCGCACCACGCACCCAAGGACTGGATCGACAAGTACCGCGGCAAGTTCGACGCCGGCTGGGATGCATTGCGGGAGCAGACCTTCGCCCGGCAGAAGGAACTCGGGGTGATCCCGCAGGACGCCGAGCTGACGCCGCGGCCCGAGCAGATCCCGGCCTGGGACGACATGCCCGAGGAGCTCAAGCCCGTGCTGCGCCGGCAGATGGAGGTCTACGCAGGGTTCCTCGAGCACACCGACCACCACGTCGGCCGGGTCATCGACGCGCTGGACAAGCTCGGAATACTCGACGACACCTTGGTCTACTACATCGTCGGGGACAACGGCGCCTCCGCCGAGGGCACCTTCAACGGCACGTTCAACGAGATGCTGAACTTCAACGGGATGGCCGCGCTGGAGACACCCGAGTTCCTGATGGAACGCCTCGACGAGTTCGGCGGCCCGGACTCCTACAACCACTACGCGGTGGGCTGGGCGCACGCCATGTGCACCCCATACCAGTGGACCAAGCAGGTCGCCTCGCACTGGGGTGGCACCCGCAACGGCACGGTGGTGCACTGGCCCAACGGTTTCCAGTCCCGCGGCGAGCATCGTGATCAGTTCCATCACGTGATCGACGTGGCGCCCACTTTGCTGGAGGCCGCCGGGATCCCGGAGCCGCTGTTCGTCAACGGGGTGCAGCAGGCGCCGATCGAGGGCACCAGCATGCTGTACTCGTTCAACGACGGCGGGTCCGCCGACCGGCACGAGACCCAGTACTTCGAAATGTTCGGCAACCGCGGCATCTACCACAAGGGCTGGACCGCGGTGACCAAGCACAAGACACCGTGGGTGCTCATGGGCGAGGACACCGTCGCATTCGATGACGACGTGTGGGAACTCTATGACACCACGGTCGACTGGACCCAGGCGAAGGATCTGTCGAAGGAGCAGCCGCAGCGTCTGCACCAATTGCAGCGACTGTGGCTGATCGAGGCGACGCGATTCAACGTCCTGCCGCTGGACGACAACCTCACGGTCAGGATGAATCCCGACCTGGCCGGACGCCCGACGCTGATCAAGGGGAACACGCAGGTGCTGTTCGCGGGGATGGGGCGGCTCTCGGAGAACTGCGTGCTCAACCTCAAGAACAAGTCGCACTCGGTGACCGCCGAGATCGACGTGCCCGAGGGCGGCGCCGAAGGCGTGATCGTCGCGCAGGGCGCCAACATCGGCGGCTGGTCGCTGTACGCCCACGGAGGCAAGCTCAAGTACTGCTACAACCTCGGTGGCCTGCAGCATTTCTTCGCCGAATCCGCCGAACCGCTGCCTTCCGGTGCGCATCAGGTGCGCATGGAATTCGCCTACGACGGGCCGGGTCTGGCTAAGGGCGGCACGGTGACCCTGTTCGTCGACGGCGCCGCGGTGGGTACCGGGCAGGTGGCGGCAACGCTGACCAACGTGTACTCCGCCGACGACGGGCTCGACGTCGGTGCGGACACCGGTTCGGCGGTCTCACCCGACTACCGGCCAGGTGACAACCGCTTCACCGGCCGGGTGCGCGGCGTGCAACTGGCGATCGCCGAGGAATCTGACGCCGCCGGCCATCAGGTGGACCCCGCCGAGGCCGTGCGGATCGCCCTGGCCCGCCAGTAG
- a CDS encoding cutinase family protein: MFSSRKHSPRTGSARSGGRWVGLGAAALLTSGIPLVGLSAPPIAAAADCADAEVVFARGTDEPAGMGRVGDAFVDALRKQTPGMDITSYGVNYKASKLQLHGGDGAKDAISHIKSTLSSCPDTKIVLGGYSQGASVINIVAGNPLGNIKWGDSLPPQYAGNVVAITTFGDVGTRTKQSIATQSALYGSKAIDLCNPMDPICHEGQGNEWSGHTEGYVPVYTTQAAAFAASKLLAGSGQTVPGYGPALPDYGQLPEFGPLPGSGSVPTYGPLPGSGPDPSVRGPQPGYSPETPGYGPPPGPGSSTPGPASPSTGIGWV; the protein is encoded by the coding sequence ATGTTCTCTAGCCGCAAACACAGCCCTCGGACGGGCAGTGCGCGGTCAGGTGGTCGCTGGGTCGGGCTTGGCGCTGCTGCACTTCTCACCTCTGGCATCCCACTCGTCGGACTCTCCGCGCCGCCGATAGCGGCTGCCGCCGACTGCGCAGATGCGGAGGTCGTCTTCGCGCGCGGCACCGATGAGCCGGCCGGTATGGGCCGGGTCGGCGATGCCTTCGTCGACGCGCTGCGCAAGCAGACCCCCGGCATGGACATCACCAGCTACGGGGTGAACTACAAGGCCAGCAAGCTGCAGTTGCACGGTGGTGACGGTGCCAAAGACGCGATTTCCCACATCAAGTCGACGCTGTCGTCGTGCCCGGACACCAAAATCGTGCTGGGCGGCTACTCACAGGGCGCCAGCGTGATCAACATCGTGGCCGGCAACCCGCTGGGCAACATCAAGTGGGGCGACTCGCTCCCGCCTCAATACGCGGGCAACGTCGTGGCGATCACCACCTTCGGCGACGTGGGCACCCGCACCAAGCAATCGATAGCAACCCAGAGCGCGCTGTACGGGTCCAAGGCGATCGATCTGTGTAACCCCATGGATCCGATCTGTCACGAGGGCCAGGGCAACGAATGGAGTGGACACACTGAGGGCTACGTCCCCGTGTACACCACCCAGGCGGCGGCTTTCGCTGCATCCAAGCTGTTGGCCGGTTCGGGTCAGACGGTGCCCGGGTATGGGCCGGCGTTGCCGGATTACGGTCAGCTGCCTGAGTTCGGCCCGCTGCCGGGGTCGGGCTCAGTGCCGACGTACGGCCCGTTGCCGGGTTCCGGCCCGGACCCGTCGGTGCGCGGTCCGCAACCGGGGTACAGCCCGGAGACGCCCGGGTACGGGCCGCCGCCGGGGCCCGGTTCGTCGACACCTGGGCCTGCCTCGCCGTCCACCGGTATCGGATGGGTCTGA
- a CDS encoding DUF1254 domain-containing protein — MRFGKAMAIGIAAAVVAAIAGCGGKSEAPTGSSAVTPQEMRTIAKEAYVYGFPMVDMYRIENAYAVSKDSGQYLGDWNQIHSIARVFTPADTTVQTPNSDTPYSFLATDLRTEPLVLTVPPIEQGRYFSLQFIDSYTYVYDLIGSRTTGNGGGTYLLAGPGWQGEKPAGVDKVIRTDTDFGLVLYRTQLFNPADLDNVKKIQAQYKVEPLSTFQKAPAPAPAPAVDFITPLTPDEEKTSLDFFKVLGFTLKYAPVKPEEKELRDRFAKIGIGPDGDFDLATLSDEQRNAIEGGMADAWAELHTFQTEQMQTGKVTSGQLFGSAEQLGGNYLYRFAGAVMGILGLPGAEAMYIPLTNDSAGAKLNGANTYTLTFPAGQLPPVKAFWSVTMYKLPEILLVENPINRYLINSPMLPDLVRNPDGGITLYLQHTSPGPEKESNWLPTPAGDFEMILRTYWPEQAISDGSWTPPKVSKS, encoded by the coding sequence ATGAGGTTCGGCAAGGCCATGGCGATTGGTATCGCCGCGGCGGTGGTCGCAGCGATCGCGGGCTGTGGCGGCAAATCCGAAGCGCCCACGGGCAGCTCGGCGGTGACGCCGCAGGAGATGCGCACGATCGCCAAAGAGGCATACGTGTACGGCTTCCCGATGGTGGACATGTACCGCATCGAGAACGCCTACGCGGTCAGCAAGGACAGCGGCCAGTACCTGGGCGACTGGAACCAGATCCACAGCATCGCCCGCGTTTTCACCCCGGCCGACACCACGGTGCAGACACCCAACTCCGATACGCCGTACTCGTTCCTGGCAACCGACCTGCGGACCGAGCCGCTGGTGCTGACGGTGCCGCCGATCGAGCAGGGCCGGTACTTCTCGCTGCAGTTCATCGACAGCTACACCTACGTCTACGACCTAATCGGCAGCCGCACGACCGGCAATGGTGGTGGCACCTACCTGCTGGCCGGCCCCGGCTGGCAGGGCGAGAAACCCGCCGGCGTCGACAAGGTGATCCGCACCGACACTGACTTCGGGCTGGTCCTGTACCGCACGCAGCTGTTCAACCCGGCCGACCTCGACAACGTCAAGAAGATCCAGGCCCAGTACAAGGTCGAGCCGCTCTCGACGTTCCAGAAGGCGCCGGCCCCAGCCCCTGCGCCCGCGGTCGACTTCATCACGCCGCTGACACCGGACGAGGAGAAGACGTCGCTGGACTTCTTCAAGGTCCTGGGCTTCACGCTGAAATACGCACCGGTGAAGCCGGAGGAGAAGGAGCTGCGGGATCGGTTCGCCAAGATCGGGATCGGACCCGACGGGGATTTCGATCTCGCCACGCTCAGCGACGAGCAGCGCAATGCCATCGAGGGCGGCATGGCTGATGCGTGGGCCGAGCTGCACACCTTCCAGACCGAGCAGATGCAGACCGGCAAGGTGACCTCCGGTCAGTTGTTCGGGTCCGCCGAGCAGTTGGGCGGCAACTACCTGTACCGGTTCGCCGGAGCGGTGATGGGCATCCTGGGACTGCCGGGCGCCGAAGCCATGTATATCCCGCTGACCAACGACTCGGCCGGCGCCAAACTCAACGGCGCGAACACCTACACGCTGACCTTCCCCGCTGGGCAGCTCCCGCCGGTGAAGGCGTTCTGGTCGGTCACCATGTACAAACTGCCGGAGATCCTGCTGGTCGAGAACCCGATCAACAGGTACCTGATCAACTCGCCGATGCTGCCGGACCTGGTGCGCAACCCCGACGGCGGGATCACCCTCTACCTGCAGCACACCTCGCCGGGACCGGAGAAGGAATCCAACTGGCTGCCCACCCCGGCCGGCGACTTCGAGATGATCCTGCGGACCTACTGGCCCGAGCAGGCGATCAGCGACGGCAGCTGGACGCCACCGAAGGTATCGAAGAGCTAA